Proteins from a single region of Aquipuribacter sp. SD81:
- a CDS encoding flagellar export chaperone FliS, which translates to MTTAAAFGYSLGRTATARIDQFKAAAVTTATPAQLLVRLYDRLLLDLDRAHEAQVAGQHLEATAQLVHAQAIVSELAGSLDVDAWSGGPRLLSIYTFLLAELVRANVERSPQRTRECRSVVEPLAEAWREAAAQVPVAGVPSPRVGAVG; encoded by the coding sequence GTGACCACCGCCGCCGCCTTCGGCTACAGCCTCGGCCGCACCGCCACCGCTCGCATCGACCAGTTCAAGGCGGCGGCCGTCACGACCGCGACGCCCGCTCAGCTGCTCGTGCGGCTGTACGACCGCCTCCTGCTCGACCTCGACCGCGCGCACGAGGCGCAGGTGGCGGGGCAGCACCTCGAGGCGACCGCCCAGCTCGTGCACGCCCAGGCCATCGTCAGCGAGCTCGCGGGCTCACTCGACGTCGACGCGTGGAGCGGCGGTCCGCGCCTGCTCAGCATCTACACCTTCCTGCTCGCCGAGCTCGTCCGCGCCAACGTCGAGCGCTCGCCCCAGCGCACGCGCGAGTGCCGCTCCGTCGTGGAGCCCCTAGCCGAGGCGTGGCGCGAGGCCGCGGCACAGGTGCCGGTCGCCGGCGTCCCGTCGCCGCGCGTCGGCGCGGTCGGCTGA
- a CDS encoding flagellar basal body rod protein FlgB, translating into MTEIASVTSAALRSAVEGLGARSRAIADNISNIQTPGFQARRVAFEDAVAAAAGSGSRARTGWTQALSLEPTRLDGNNVNLDTETLQSLDTGLRYQLALRAVDDRFNIVRAALRTQG; encoded by the coding sequence GTGACCGAGATCGCCTCCGTGACGTCGGCCGCGCTGCGCAGCGCCGTCGAGGGACTGGGCGCACGCAGCCGCGCGATCGCCGACAACATCTCGAACATCCAGACGCCGGGCTTCCAGGCCCGCCGGGTCGCCTTCGAGGACGCCGTCGCCGCCGCCGCGGGCTCCGGCTCGCGCGCGCGCACCGGTTGGACCCAGGCGCTGTCGCTGGAGCCGACGCGCCTCGACGGCAACAACGTCAACCTCGACACCGAGACGCTTCAGTCCCTCGACACCGGCCTGCGCTACCAGCTCGCGCTGCGGGCCGTCGACGACCGCTTCAACATCGTGCGCGCCGCGCTGCGGACGCAGGGCTGA
- a CDS encoding flagellar basal body rod protein FlgC, producing the protein MTTFPVFGVAGSGVAVYRKWLDAVSDNISNINTVRRTDEAAFQARYVLARSTELEPGIGGVTVGGIRLGSAEGRMVYAPDHPLADEGGYVRLPDIDLGSQMTQLMMAQRGYQANLAVVDRARDAYAAAVNIGRQM; encoded by the coding sequence GTGACCACGTTCCCCGTCTTCGGCGTCGCCGGCTCCGGCGTCGCGGTCTACCGCAAGTGGCTCGACGCCGTCAGCGACAACATCTCCAACATCAACACCGTCCGCCGGACGGACGAGGCGGCCTTCCAGGCCCGCTACGTCCTCGCCCGGTCCACCGAGCTCGAGCCCGGGATCGGCGGGGTGACGGTCGGCGGCATCCGCCTCGGCAGCGCCGAGGGCCGCATGGTCTACGCCCCCGACCACCCGCTCGCCGACGAGGGCGGCTACGTCCGCCTGCCCGACATCGACCTGGGGAGCCAGATGACGCAGCTGATGATGGCCCAGCGCGGCTACCAGGCGAACCTCGCCGTGGTCGACCGCGCCCGTGACGCCTACGCCGCCGCCGTCAACATCGGGAGGCAGATGTGA